Within the Dermacentor silvarum isolate Dsil-2018 chromosome 8, BIME_Dsil_1.4, whole genome shotgun sequence genome, the region AGCTGCTTTTAATGGAGCTTGCTGACATTCCTACACATTTGCAGCGCTACTTTTCTTTCTGGCCTAGCTATAAAAAACCTAACCTAACATGTTTTTCACATTTCAGACACCTAGGTAGCTCAATGTAGCAGCAAAAGAGGCTACTGTAAAACCAATGTTGTCACTACCCAGCCAATATGGGCCAAAGTTGGTTCAACACTAGCTCTGCTTCTTGTGTTACTTCGCAAAGGAGAGTGACATGCTTACCTCATGTCTGGTGAGAAGTCCAAACCACAAGCGTAGCCGGCAACCTAAAAATACAATAAAAGGACCACTTCTAGTCAAACTGGAGGCACAGGAGATGAGACAAACGAGTGTGACCCAGAGTGCCGATGATTTTTGAAAACACATACCATGTGTCCCTCAAACGTCTTTTTCCGGTTCAACTTGAAACGATTAAGGGCTGAGAAGATCATAATCTTGTTGTCCATTGATTGGCATGCCAACCATTTACCTGCGAGAAACACCATGGAAACGTTATTCCACATGCTCACGGAGGATCATCAATTAAAAGCGTCTAAAATTGGGTTTGGGTATGCCTATACTCAATTTCATACATCGCAGGCAACACTACGAAGATTAGAGAGACTTCTCTCAGTGCTCGCACTTGCCGACAAAAAAATTGTTTATCAAATATTAAACATATATGTTTGTACCATGTAATTTGATGCAGCATTGAGTTTGTGCTGCAAATTATGCCATAATTTGACGTAGTGAGCGGATGACGTGTTTCTGGGACCATTGGCTGCAGTGAAGCACTTGCGCACACGACCAATACATAGTAAATGTCGCATACCGGATGCAGAAAGATGCAAAATTTATATACAGTTAAACTGCAATATAACGAAGTaggtaaaatcggcaatttgcttcgttatgtCGAAATGTCATATTAAACTTTGATATTTTATGTAAATAACTACAGTTGCCGATGAATTTTTGTTACACGGAAGGGGCCGCAAAATTTTCTGAATTGTTGGGCAATTGGAAAAAGCAaatgaaagtagaaaaaaaaattgttgaatttGAGTCAGCGATGAAAGATACGGTCTCATGCCATGTCGACGATACGAAGCAAAGGCAGCCACACTTTCGCGTCCACTCGCCCCCCTCCCGCGGATGATAGTGTCACCTGCAGTGGGAAGACGCTACCATGAAAAGCGCCAGAAGCTGGAAGCAAATGCTTTGTCTGCCCTCCCATTTCAAAGTGTCTCCGAAACTCAAGATTACGCAGCCTCCAGCACTAAATGCGCGGCAAGACGGCACACGAGGAAACACCATCTCAGCTCGCCCATTCTTTTCACAGTTATTTGTCTTTCCATTATTTTGAGTATGCAGTGATGGCCTTTACCAACCACCATATTTTGACACTAAGGTTGATTCTCCTCCCTCTTTCACTTGAACATTTCAGAAAAAAAGTTTTGACTTAATTAATGTTGATACAGTTCTGTACTTAGTATGCTTCTGGAAATGTCCAACACAAGAAACACAAAGCTATGGTTGGCGACAACTTAACAATGCAGCGGCAAATACACTGCTTTACAATTCAAAGAGAAATTGTATAAATGCACCAGCCAACTATGGTCGCTCATTTTTGTGACTTTACAGCAGAAGTGAACTTTTTTCAATATCGACATTCCTCAGGTAATCATGTTTTCAAATGTGGAGGCACAGAATGGGCCGGTGCAGTGCTGTTTTATGGCTGGAGCTTGTACTGAATTTTTATGTTGTCACTGAGCCTAGTGACACAGACACACAGAACTGCCTTGAAGTCACTACAACATACCGTTAGGTGACAGTGTGACCGCAGGCATGGAGTGCATAGAAGGGTCCGCAATGTATTTCATGTCGACAGGGATGTCCCATTCCCAGACACGCATGCTCTTGTCATCAGATGTGGAGACGAAGCGGCGGTTGTCATCAACGAATGTGATGGTATTTACAGCGCCAAGATGCCTGTCGTATTCCTGGACAATCTCTTTAGTTCTGATGTCCCACTGTtcatgaacaaaaagaaaatggaaattGTAAATGTCACGTGTCACTCGCCAAGACACTGATAGCAGCAGCAATGATAACCATTCATAATCTCTAATATTAGGAACGATATGTCTACAACTTGAGTTGTGACACTGTCACATAAACCTAGTAGCAAAGGTCATTAGAGGTAAATGAGTTTTCGCTGTATGCAGATTATAAAAGTGAACCAAATAGCAGTAGTAACAAATGCTTTTATGAGAGCCTATAAGTTAATGGCAtcagcaaataaataaaaagttgtgTATATACTACTTCAACTGGTGCCTTTCAGTTTGCtaatgacatttttttaaatgtccaGAGTGCATAAAGATGTACAAACTGGTCTCTCAAATGATACACTATTAAAGACAGCAATTTAAAGCTCTCTAATGACAGATGTTGAGATATGCAATGTGTACATCGTGACACTTGAGCTTGTGCACAAAAGCAAGTGAAAACATTTTTTCGGTCGTCACATCAGATGTAGCACTAATAAGCATAATAAAATTGGAAAGGAAAATTTCAACACAGATGGCCCACTGTCTTTTCAAGTAAAAACATCATGAGAACACAGCGAGCTTTCGTCATAAGTCACACAACTCGTGACCATAAACcaagaaaacaaaacgaaaattCTAAAACTGAACACTATGGTAGTACTTGCAGCTACATAAAGATTATTATTGCCTTTTCTCACATGAATACATGACACATTTTTTCTGATAACTACAAGCCAAGCAACAGCAATGGAACAAATAAATGTAAACAGAAGCTGCGACAGTGGGACTCACACAGACTATCTTCTTATCTGAGGTACCGGCCACGAACAGGTTCTGCTTGTCGTGGTCAGGGTTGAACTTGACACAGTAAGCCACCTTGCGATTGGTGAACCTTGCTATGCAGTTGCCTGTATAAATGCAAGAAAGGGTTGCCAGGCAGTGAGAATGTAGGCATGTGTTTGCTCGAAGATATTTCCTAGCGAATCATTGTGAAAAGTGACAATTCTAGAAACATAAACAGTACAGTGGTAAAAACATGCAATATACACAGCTGTGTGTGCATGCTGTGAATAAAAATTGTCGTTTTGCGTCAGGAAAAACAGTCCAGTGTCTGTGCTTCATGGAGACATCGTAAAGCCAAGTGAAAAATAGGTTGCAGTTGCTCAAACGCAACTAGTGTCATTCGTGCATGTCCAGTGCGTAACTGCCTCGCATTTCAAACCAGGACATGCATGCCACTCACCCGTCTCCGTGTCCCAAAGCTTGACATAGCGGTCGTAGCCAGCCGAGAGGAAGCGCTCGCCCTTGTTGTCAAAGGCAATGTCCCTAACCGCCTGCCGGTGGCCGTTGTAAGTCCGGATACAGCGCCGCTCGTTGTACACCTCCCACAACTGCGTTCAAAAGTGCCAGCCGTGAGCAAGACAGATCTAAAAAGACAGTTCAGTGTACTGTTTACTAGAATGAGGTTGTCACAGAGAAGGATGACGAGTAATACCCATGCCACAAGGGCACAACAAATAAGATCAACTGCTATGTTGCTTTAAAGCTCAATCTCACTTGTGGGGCAGTGCATTCTCAAAACTCATTTGGCCGTCAAATGCATACTCTCATTCCCGAGGTAGCAGCTGCGACTGCACGCGAAAGGCACATTTCTGAGGTAATCTGAAATAATTCTGCATAAATTATTCTGCAAGTTAGCTTTTTAAAGTTATATTACGATTGGCGAACAGACGTATTGCATACACTGCACCTATCGTCATCACACCATTTATTGTCATTAAATATGTGCGTGTCGCAGCAACTTTGTATACAACTGCATTAATCTTGCCCGTGCCACCCAGGGGTAAAACTGATTCGACATTGTTTACCGTGTCTCCACATGTATTATCTGCAGTCAGTCAACGAATTTCAATTACCTGACGAGGTTATTGTTGACTATGATGCAATCACTGACCACTGTTAGGTATACTTTCTCAAACCAGTGTTTAGGAATATTTGTCATCCTTCACTGAAGACATAAGCAAAGAGATAAGAGCATGCAGGCTAGCAGATACTGCACCATACAGACCAGAAGTCAGGAACAACTGTGCCCATCCCGTATCCCTTCGCTGCGGTTTATTTTCCGCACTGCCACATATGTAGGTCGGCACCGGGAGCAGGACCAGCAGGTTCAACATTCAACAACGAATTACAGATTGGAACCTTGCCAACATGCTTCCCCTACTGTAACATTTCTGGAGTCTGGCACTTGAAACTCAAACAGCCACAATATGTTTTGCCAACCACTCTATCAAATCCTGAAATTCTATAATTGTGGTAAAGTTCTTGGCACCACTCCCAAGGAAAACATCAGTATGCACGCTGCCAAACGAACAGGGTAAcaagaaaaaatcaccagccctttccctgtcgagaaaatgggggtaagtgaagcttgtcgtgtttgtatctgaccttcgtggcaattttctttctttctctctacctTTCTttctaccgtaaaaaccggaatataggtcaaACTTTTCAAAAATCCAGCAACGCAACTTCAttctgtcaccattgtgcaaccggccgAGTCGCATTTGCTTAAAGGTAAGGGTAGAGCATATAGTCCGGTTTTAAGTAGGTTTGCTACTTTTGCCattaaaaaagatttttttcatttttagattTGGTTAGTTGGgaggtcgacctatattccggttcgacctatagtccggtttttacggtatctaattctctctttctttctctttattactctctctccctctctttctttcgctgaccttcgtggtgattttttttctttcctttctcgctctctttcttttttttttgaccctggtatgtgccaatgagcttggactctttctgcactatcaccaggatcggcccacttttcggagtgacaccaccaccgccgccgaacttgtgagcctataaagctttgcttaaacaCAGCCTGTGCATTTGCAAGAACGGTGCCTGTCAGCTAGCCGAACAATGAACACATTGTAAAGAGTGGTGGTGACTACATGTCATCAAATTGTGCCAGCTTGTTCTGCAGCTAGAAAAAAGGTACAAGAGGCCCTTTGTTGCACTGAAAGCCTGCAGTATTGTTGGTATTGTGAGAGGGCACAGGCGACATAGAGTGCAGCTGTTGCTAGGAATAGTAATGTTTCAACACCACCTGTGCGCTGCTCCACAAAGCTAGAATTGGCTTGGCACAAGTTGATCGCCTTATCAGGCAAGTCAGCACTCCTGCCTGCCTTACTCTACGGGTGGGCAAGGGCGTACCTTGACTTTGCAGTCCATGCTGCAAGAGAGCAGCAGGTGGGCAGACCGAGGGAACCAGCGGATTGCCGACAGGCCCTTTGAGTGGCCTGACCATGTGTGGATGAGACGTTTGGGCAGGAAACACTTGTCGGGTGGCTCGCTCGAGCGAAGGTTCACGCCCACATCCTGTGGAACGTGCAGGAACGACCGGCCCTGGTAGTCGTATGGGTCCTTGACTGTAACGGCGTGAAGCACATGCGTCAGCAAGCATAAATTTAGCAGAGTGATGTCAGAGTTTTGGGGGTGTTGGTGGTTGTGGGCCGTTAAACCAGTAGGGTATAACATTGGGAGCCGAGTTGAAAGAAATAGCAAGAATAGCATTTAACTTCCAAATGATTTTTAGCAAACAAATTACACAAACAATGCACAGCTTGTCGTTACAACCTATGTTTACACGAATAAAGTAAATGATAAAATTTATGCATATTCTTTTACTAGTTCCTTTTCAAGACCCTTGTCAAATGTTCACCACTACAAGATAATAGAGAAGTTGAATGGAAGGCTGTCTGGTCAGGGTGAATTGCATTAAGAACTGGTGTAAAGCATAAGTAGCAAACTGTCCCCATTCCACTAAAACAGCTGATCATGTGAGAATTACACAACCATCTAATCACCGCCATTTGCAGTCAATGTGAACAAGGCTGCCACATGGGAACTGAAAGATCTTTTTCTGTTAGCTTAAGCATGTTTCTTTCTTATGAAATTAGCACTTAGCCCATTAGTGTTGTCTCCATGGGGTTGAGCACGTGAACATCACATTCTATTTCACACGAGTTTACTCATCTGCTGTCAAAGGACAACTGAACAGAGCACATGAACTCAATGTGTTGAATCTGGTCTAGTTTGTACAATCATGAGCAAAAGTATGTAACAAAAACTGAATTTGTTTATAACTTAGACACACAAACTGAAATTGGCGAGTGCACGGTGAAGGTTACAATCCTCAGTTTAGATCGCAGTCCGAAGTATTGAGTGACATGCATAGGCAGCAAAGAAAACCTGTTTTACAATGGAAACACTGGtatgtatacttttgctcatgcaTGTGTGTCGTGCAAAGCAGGAACAGCTCTACAGACAATGCACTTCGAACCATAAGAATGTTTAACATGACCTGGATAAGAGAGAAGAAATACAGAGGGGCCACTCACTGTGCAACACTGTCTTCTCTTCCATCGGCTTATCCTCGGTACGTCGACCCTTTTTGTTCCTTTTTGCCATAATTTCATCCAGTTCTTCCTGCTCCTCCTGTGAATTGCACAGCATTGCAATAACTGGAGCCACAAGCATTCTCATTTGTGACACATGCATCGCCAGGAAGCAGTTCAGACATTAGAATTTTCCCATGGCTATTTCCTTACTTCTCATGTGCAAAACAAAACCGGCTGGTAAAAATGCCACAAGTCACAGGACTGTTCTGATCAAAGCTGTGAACCCCTATGTGCAAGATCACTTGCCAGCGGGAAATTTACTTTCATGGGTTTAGCAATGTTGTGTTTACAGCTTCTAGCATTTCTTTACATGTAAATGCAGAATTGTGTTTACGTGCGCTGATTGGTAGATGGCTTACTAAGAAAAGGCAGTACACAGATTGGAAAAAGCGGCACAATCAAACACTGTTTTTTATAGCATCACCCATTTGTCCTGTAACTCAGGGTCCTTCATTCTCAGGTAAAACCCGGTAATGCCCGATTTTTGTACCCCAAACAACTTTATACGCTGCATCCACATGACAATGGATATCATATACAACTGTGCTCTTGCATTCTACACATTTATTTGCATGTTTCTTCTCACATTTTATATTTTTATGCCTGTCAGTGTTTACCTTTCTGCAGAGAGCTCCCAGTTTGTGTCGTGCACTAAAACTCAACTGCACTCCTGCTTTCTGCACTTTGT harbors:
- the LOC119461249 gene encoding pre-mRNA-processing factor 17, with translation MMSNFNMAAMLSICEYASSDDENATEKGEPKEDYLTLPNTTQSVVAIRNKYQLNAAPDVAIKESVCGVKPIDPTSKELLFNPKYENLFAPVVGPENPFKSQQQKAVKNTLAGYVEPAHVNDFHFESQRLTFNSYGYALDPTADGSMDEGHKMVSSTDGASSSSALTVFEKTKPRPGDKRKKAKNNDPSDIDGFAGPWAPYRDERRNVKPSEEEQEELDEIMAKRNKKGRRTEDKPMEEKTVLHIKDPYDYQGRSFLHVPQDVGVNLRSSEPPDKCFLPKRLIHTWSGHSKGLSAIRWFPRSAHLLLSCSMDCKVKLWEVYNERRCIRTYNGHRQAVRDIAFDNKGERFLSAGYDRYVKLWDTETGNCIARFTNRKVAYCVKFNPDHDKQNLFVAGTSDKKIVCWDIRTKEIVQEYDRHLGAVNTITFVDDNRRFVSTSDDKSMRVWEWDIPVDMKYIADPSMHSMPAVTLSPNGKWLACQSMDNKIMIFSALNRFKLNRKKTFEGHMVAGYACGLDFSPDMSYLISGDADGKLYVWDWKTTKLYTKFKAHDAVCISTIWHPHETSKVATAGWDGTIKFWD